The proteins below come from a single Xenopus tropicalis strain Nigerian chromosome 9, UCB_Xtro_10.0, whole genome shotgun sequence genomic window:
- the LOC116407824 gene encoding serine/threonine-protein kinase N2-like, translated as MLAIKRINKIESSENDMIEKIFLERDILRKARDSRNPFLVSLFCTFQSEHQVYLAMELVGGGTLEYHLKYGALPHSKTLFYSACIVQGIKFLHDHGIVHRDLKPDNIVLDSAGYAKITDFGQCKTGIDCTSEMTDQYGNSFYCAPEILREESYNRTVDWWSLGVIIYEMAVGEMPFNGEDEDALCEAILYTEPEYPILLNNRTALIIRKLLNKNPKFRLGSARNDGEEVQNFCYFETMDWKALMDKRLKAPFQPGNNFGVTSIKQKPLPPVKMKDRIITVSFPSPIEMKSETFGLEDRF; from the exons ATGCTCGCCATTAAACGCATTAACAAGATTGAGTCGTCTGAAAATGATATGATCGAAAA GATTTTCCTGGAGAGAGACATATTAAGGAAAGCGAGGGACTCGAGAAACCCTTTCCTTGTGAGCCTATTCTGCACTTTCCAGAGCGAGCATCAAGTCTACTTAGCGATGGAATTGGTTGGCGGAGGCACCTTAGAGTACCATCTGAAATATGGTGCACTCCCCCATTCCAAAACTTT GTTCTATTCTGCATGCATTGTCCAAGGGATCAAGTTCTTACACGACCACGGAATTGTCCACCG AGATTTAAAGCCTGACAATATTGTTCTAGACAGTGCTGGATATGCCAAAATTACAGATTTTGGACAGTGCAAAACAG GAATTGACTGCACATCTGAAATGACCGACCAATATGGAAATTCATTTTATTGTGCACCTGAAATTCTCAGAGAAGAATCTTATAACAGAACCGTGGATTGGTGGTCTTTAGGTGTCATTATCTATGAGATGGCTGTTGGGGAG ATGCCATTTAATGGTGAGGATGAGGATGCGCTGTGTGAAGCAATCCTATATACAGAACCAGAATATCCAATCCTGCTGAATAACAGAACCGCTTTAATAATAAGAAAA CTCCTGAACAAAAACCCCAAATTCCGCCTGGGATCGGCTAGAAACGATGGGGAAGAAGTGCAGAATTTCTGTTACTTTGAG ACAATGGACTGGAAAGCGCTGATGGACAAGCGGTTGAAGGCGCCATTCCAGCCTGGCAACAATTTTGGCGTCA CTTCAATAAAGCAGAAGCCTCTTCCACCAGTGAAGATGAAGGACAGAATTATTACCGTCTCTTTTCCTTCACCGATTGAGATGAAGAGTGAGACCTTTGGTTTGGAGGACCGGTTTTAA